The following proteins are co-located in the Calliphora vicina chromosome 2, idCalVici1.1, whole genome shotgun sequence genome:
- the LOC135949980 gene encoding uncharacterized protein LOC135949980, translating to MFELLHGEKNKLKEELQDYEFRYNARQFTKRQTKQQLILWDIEETMLNAQTWNPVEMRFEINWYQCKTEQAQLQNALNETGVQQVIEQYKLVMLTEQVSGDNILDIYNTLSEQHKHDINVLQNRFDFDHDEIDNKINYTRLQISKLKEQQNILSEQIEEFHEQIIKRLEKAEVNVRSKNSNV from the exons ATGTTCGAATTACTCCATGGAGAAAAGAACAAGTTGAAGGAAGAGTTACAAGATTATGAGTTTCGTTATAATGCTAGACAATTTACAAAGCGTCAAACTAAACAACAACTCATATTATGGGACATAGAAGAAACAATGTTAAATGCGCAAa ccTGGAATCCCGTAGAAATGCGTTTCGAAATAAACTGGTACCAGTGTAAAACAGAACAGGCCCAATTACAAAACGCTTTAAATGAAACTGGTGTTCAACAAGTGATTGAGCAATATAAGTTGGTAATGCTGACAGAACAAGTATCTGGCGATAACATCCTTGATATATATAATACCTTATCTGAG CAACATAAACATGACATTAATGTGCTACAAAATCGTTTTGATTTTGATCATGATGAAattgataataaaattaattacacCCGTTTGCAAATCTCCAAATTAAAAGAACAGCAAAACATACTTAGCGAACAAATTGAGGAGTTTCATGAGCAAATTATAAAGCGTTTGGAGAAAGCGGAAGTGAACGTCAGGAGCAAGAATTCGAACGTTTAA
- the LOC135952438 gene encoding uncharacterized protein LOC135952438, which yields MLKSNKKPMLKNPQIYKNEFQIQEDHVILGPTCKMPLYKAPDNENPEEYKIVAGVYERPHLKASYDFNISLDVLTQSKRYKSLKPLVIFQILGERRSYGFLKKFAILRLEANLKKQFCIFCKLIECKENKAKPSDELSHSIFSWNWNDFLTRRRLKNFVWVDVLLRTEENCLHIYKFQKDLEQLQLFVGKIFDGLFSNMGEEDLDIYQHIKKPIDESKKVLHTTDYVEDELYENTKDLKQLIHKECFISNPKRDSEEKFLKTHLENRIWNSHIWDPIEVRFQLNWCHNIVKQNQHRMDNNLDKYQTDIGHYRQLLELETFIVGNCMDYCYSSIEVYKNCINELQDKFDKEFDVMENRLTYKRIQIDKLREQRTFLSYEIERFHEKEEAMRWRIEREELKKELQRVREAEELAAKQMFKKKGQKGEEASKNSKTSK from the exons atgttgaaatcaaataaaaaaccgATGCTCAAGAACCCCCAAATCTATAAGAATGAATTTCAAATCCAAGAAGATCATGTCATTTTAGGACCTACTTGCAAAATGCCACTTTATAAAGCCCCCGATAATGAAAACCCAGAAGAGTATAAAATCGTAGCAGGAGTCTATGAGCGGCCACATTTAAAAGCTTCCTACGATTTCAACATTTCCCTAGATGTTCTAACTCAATCCAAACGCTACAAAAGTCTAAAACCTCTGGTTATATTTCAAATACTGGGCGAACGCCGTAGTTAtggctttttaaaaaaatttgccattttACGTTTGgaggcaaatttaaaaaaacaattttgcatattttgcaaatTGATCGAGTGTAAGGAAAATAAAGCTAAACCAAGTGATGAATTGTCGCATAGCATATTTAGTTGGAATTGGAATGACTTTCTAACACGTCGaagacttaaaaattttgtatgggtTGATGTCCTCTTAAGAACAGAAGAGAATTGTTTGCATatctataaatttcaaaagGATTTGGAACAATTGCAATTGTTTgttggaaaaatatttgatggattattttcgaatatggGAGAAGAAGATCTCGATATTTATCAACATATTAAAAAGCCAATaga tgaatcaaaaaaagtcctccATACAACGGATTATGTGGAAGATGAACTTTATGAAAATACTAAAGATTTGAAACAACTGATACACAAAGAATGCTTTATTTCAAATCCCAAACGCGATTCAGAAGAGAAATTTCTCAAAACTCACTTGGAAAATCGGATTTGGAATAGCCACA TATGGGATCCCATTGAAGTGCGATTTCAATTAAATTGGTGCCACAATATTGTCAAACAAAATCAACATAGGATGGATAATAACCTAGACAAATATCAAACTGATATTGGTCACTATAGGCAATTGCTCGAATTAGAAACGTTCATTGTTGGCAATTGTATGGATTACTGTTACTCATCCAtagaagtttataaaaattgtataaatgaaCTTCAAGATAAATTTGACAAAGAATTTGATGTAATGGAGAATAGACTAACGTACAAACGTATACAAATTGATAAATTACGGGAACAACGAACATTTTTGTCATATGAAATAGAACGATTTCACGAGAAGGAAGAGGCGATGCGTTGGCGAATCGAACGTGAAGAGCTGAAAAAAGAACTACAAAGAGTG AGAGAAGCTGAAGAACTAGCTGCCaaacaaatgtttaagaaaaaaggaCAGAAAGGAGAGGAAGCTTCCAAAAATTCCAAAACTAGCAAATAG